A region of Saccopteryx leptura isolate mSacLep1 chromosome X, mSacLep1_pri_phased_curated, whole genome shotgun sequence DNA encodes the following proteins:
- the ESX1 gene encoding homeobox protein ESX1, whose translation MKSFLGSSFYDTGYRNLGTDEEEPRGALRTRTSTVAAELDPEGTRSDPESRVAPANYLGGRRAWFSDNETRGGGHSYRQSRHRRRGGQGRRQQHVAQVSRVAEVAPAPPAAHVPPAPPAAPRPPAPSAAPRPPAPPAAPRPAPPAAPRPPAPSAAPRPPAPPAAPRLPAPPAAPRPPAPPAAPRPPVAQAAQGAPAPPAAQGPSAPSDAGVQSAPSGAVGPPAPPDAEDPPVPPAAHISPASLAAQNPPVLVRARRRFRTVFSALQLQELETIFEENQYPDLFARVLIAEHLNLVEATVQVWFQNRRAKWKRQQREMMYRNLIAVPRDPSMEDTFDGPYATIPTLEPTIRWGPRMSCQFVTPGPHLTPIPPQPQMPLPPPLPVPPAAAAAVDAVWASTVSGSFPSPTTEIEPSEYFF comes from the exons GCGCGCTGCGTACCAGAACCTCGACGGTCGCAGCAGAGCTAGACCCAGAGGGTACACGGTCCGACCCTGAGTCGCGAGTCGCTCCCGCAAACTACCTTGGCGGGAGAAGGGCCTGGTTCTCCGACAACGAAACTCGAGGGGGCGGCCACTCTTACCGCCAAAGCCGCCATCGCCGACGAGGCGGTCAGGGGCGCCGGCAGCAGCATGTGGCCCAGGTCTCCCGTGTCGCTGAGGTTGCGCCAGCACCCCCAGCCGCGCACGTTCCGCCAGCGCCCCCAGCTGCGCCCCGTCCACCAGCACCCTCAGCTGCGCCCCGTCCACCAGCACCCCCAGCTGCTCCCCGTCCAGCACCCCCAGCTGCTCCCCGTCCACCAGCACCCTCAGCTGCTCCCCGTCCACCAGCACCCCCGGCTGCTCCCCGTCTACCTGCACCCCCGGCTGCTCCCCGTCCACCAGCGCCTCCGGCTGCGCCCCGTCCTCCAGTGGCCCAGGCCGCGCAGGGTGCTCCAGCGCCTCCTGCCGCGCAGGGTCCGTCAGCGCCCTCTGACGCGGGGGTTCAGTCAGCGCCCTCTGGCGCGGTGGGTCCGCCAGCGCCCCCGGACGCGGAGGATCCTCCAGTGCCCCCGGCCGCGCACATTTCGCCAGCGTCCCTGGCCGCGCAGAACCCGCCAGTCTTAGTGAGGGCCCGGCGCCGCTTCCGCACCGTGTTCTCCGCGTTGCAGCTGCAAGAGCTCGAGACCATTTTCGAAGAGAATCAATATCCAGACTTGTTCGCGCG AGTTCTGATTGCGGAACACCTGAATTTGGTTGAAGCCACTGTCCAG GTTTGGTTCCAGAATCGAAGGGCCAAGTGGAAGAGACAGCAGAGAGAGATGATGTATAGAAATCTGATCGCCGTCCCCAGAGACCCCTCTATGGAGGATACCTTTGATGGGCCTTATGCAACCATCCCTACTCTGGAGCCTACAATAAGATGGGGTCCTAGGATGTCATGTCAATTCGTGACACCTGGGCCACATCTAACACCTATACCACCCCAGCCACAAATGCCTTTGCCACCCCCACTGCCTGTGCCTCCGGCTGCAGCTGCTGCCGTGGATGCGGTGTGGGCTTCCACTGTCAGTGGTTCTTTCCCAAGTCCCACTACTGAAATTGAGCCTTCAGAATACTTTTTCTAA